CCGCACCCGCTCGACGTTGTCGACGGCGACCGGGCCGAGGGAGGTCCAGGCGACGTTGGCGAGCAGGCCGAAGACCCCGTCGAGGCTCTGGCCGTGCGGCCGCACGAGCCGGTGGGAGAGCAGGTGGAGACGCAGGTAGGCGTCGTGCGCGTCGATCGGCTTCTCGTCGAGTGAGGCGATGACCGTACGGACGGCGACGATCTCGACCTCGCGCCGGGCGTCCACGCCGACGGCCCTGGCGGCGCCCTCACCGAGCAGGTTGACCGCCTGGTCGGGCGTGAGCCGCTCGGTCCCGGCCGGGCCGGGCTCGGCGGAGAGCTCGGGGGCGGGGAACCAGGTGTCGAGCACGGTGCCGTCGCCGGCGATGGTGGCGAGGCCGGCGGCGACGGCGCCGGTGGGGCGGGGTGCGGTGGTGCTGTCGGGCGAGTCAGTCATGAGGAGAACCTAACCGGCGGGGGCGGGCGGGGGCGAACCGGTCTCAGGTGCCGGTCGCGGCGTCCGCGTCCGGGTCTGCCGTCGTTCCCCCGGCCAGGATGCGGGCCAGCATCGCGCGGGTGTACTCCTCGTCGTAGGCGGTGTCCGTGAGCAGGACCTGGAGGCAGATCCCGTCCATGAAAGCCACCAGGGCCCGCGCCGTCACCGGGTCGCTGCGGCGGGCGAGCGCCTCGGTGACGCCCTCGGTCCACTCCGCGACGACGGGGCGCAGGGCGGGGCGGCGCAGGGCGGCGAGGTAGAGCTCGTACTCCAGCTCCACTCCGCTCCGTTCGCCCCCGAGCCACTCCCCCAGCAGCCGGGCCAGTTCCCCCGCCGGATCACTGCGGGGGTCGGCGAGGACCGCGCTGTCCCTGACGGCGGCGGCGAAGCCCTCGTTGGCCTGGCGAAGCGCGGCGACCAGCAGTTCGTCCAGCGAGGCGAAGTGGTAGGTCGTCGAGCCGAGCGGGACCTGCGCCTCGGCGGCGACCGTGCGGTGGCTCAGCCCGGCGATACCCCGGCGTCCGACGACCCGTATGGCGGCGTCGATGATGCGCCGGCGCCGTTCGGGGTCGTGCCGGCGCACCATCAGTGCGCGCCGCCGAGGTTGAGCACGACCACGCCCGCGACGACCAGGGCGATCCCGGTGATCTTCACCAGGCTGGTGGACTCGTGCAGGAACACCATGCCGATCGCCGCGACGGCGGCGGTCCCGACCCCGGCCCAGATCGCGTACGCCGTGCCGACGGAGAGCGTCTTGAGCGTCTGCGCGAGCAGCGCGAAGGCGATCACGTACCCGATGACGGTGCCCACCGAGGGCCAGAGCCGGGTGAAGCCCTCGCTGTACTTCATCGCCGTGGTGCCGGCGACCTCGGCCGCGATCGCCGCGGCCAGCAGTCCGTAAGCCATGTGTACGACCGTACACAACGAGGGGTGCGGCCGTACACGGCGCGCGGGCACGCCGTCCACGGAACGCGGCGCGGTCACCGTGGCCCGGTCGCCCCGCGCGACCGGACGCGGGAAGGGCCCGGACGCCGGCCGGCCGGGCGGCACCACGCGAACGGCCGTGCCCGCCAGTCTGCCTGGCGGGCACGGCCGTTCCCGAACTCCCTGGGCCGGTACGGGGGACCCGGCGGACGCCTCGGGTCCCGGACACTCCGCGCCGCGGACGTACCGGATCCCTCCACGCGACGGACGGTGCTCCCGCGACGGGCGGTGCTCCCACGGCGGGCGGTCCAC
The Streptomyces tirandamycinicus DNA segment above includes these coding regions:
- a CDS encoding TetR/AcrR family transcriptional regulator gives rise to the protein MVRRHDPERRRRIIDAAIRVVGRRGIAGLSHRTVAAEAQVPLGSTTYHFASLDELLVAALRQANEGFAAAVRDSAVLADPRSDPAGELARLLGEWLGGERSGVELEYELYLAALRRPALRPVVAEWTEGVTEALARRSDPVTARALVAFMDGICLQVLLTDTAYDEEYTRAMLARILAGGTTADPDADAATGT
- a CDS encoding DMT family transporter; translated protein: MAYGLLAAAIAAEVAGTTAMKYSEGFTRLWPSVGTVIGYVIAFALLAQTLKTLSVGTAYAIWAGVGTAAVAAIGMVFLHESTSLVKITGIALVVAGVVVLNLGGAH